In Monodelphis domestica isolate mMonDom1 chromosome 1, mMonDom1.pri, whole genome shotgun sequence, the sequence ATATGGTGTGCCTGGAGAACTGTTCTCTGCAAGAGAGAGCTTTGACAGGAACAGTGAAAGTAAAAAATGTGAGTTTTGAGAAGAAGGTCCAGGTTCGAATCACCTTTGACACATGGAAGACCTATACTGATGTGGACTGTGTGTATATGAAAAACGTGTATGGAGGCTCAGATACTGACatgttttcattttccattgACTTGCCTCTTGTCATTCCAACTCAGGAGAAGATCGAGTTCTGCATTTCTTATAACAGCAATGGACATGTATTCTGGGATAATAATGAGGGTCAGAATTACAAAATTGTCCATGCACAGTGGAAACCAGATGGAGTGCAGACACAGACAGCCTCACAGGACTGTACATTCCGCCAGACACCAACTAAAACTGAATTTGATTCACCACTCTTTGGAAGCCCCAGGCTAGCTAGCGAGCTCTTTCCCGAGTGGCATAGCTGGGGGAGGATGGAAAACTTGGCCTCGTATAGATGAATTGAGTTGCTCAGCTACCAGGTTTTGGCTAGCTATGCTAACCATAGGAAGTCTTGGCTGCAGTCCTTTGATAGGCTTGGGTGTTTGATAGCCCAATTACAAAGCAAATGGTCCTCCAATTTGGTGCCCAAGTTGGAAGGGATTATTTGGAAGACTGTAGTCCATTAAGCCTCAGTTTGTTctgtattataaataatatgtacatatatataatattttataaatgcacTTTCTTAATGTTCACTAGCTTTTATCTTGGGGCAAGAAAGCTGTGAGGAAGTATATGTGATGGTGACAGGAAGCTATGTTAATGGTAAGAGGCATGTCTGGAGAGGGTTCAGAAGATGGAGTTCATATAACATGATGGGGTAGAAGAAAGGTATATTTGTATGTTGGTGAAGAAATGTAAGCTTAttgtgtgatttctttttttccgaGTAGGTTATATTATCCTCTCCTGGAGGATTAATACAAAGAAGGGGAAGATGTCCTGTAAATACACTTGTGGAGTAAAGGGGCATGTTCTTGTGGGGCTATATTCAGCATTCTGGGACACCAATGAGGgtgaacaaaaataaatgaaaactcttAGAGCATAGCTAGCACAAGTCATTTCTCAGAAGAGAGAGGATGCCCTGATCCAAAACAGTGACTtgtggaaaattaaaataaattgagatTTATAATCCTACTGTTTTAAGTAGGGGAGGTGACCTCACTTGTAAAGGCCACCATGTTGGTGTTTTTCATCATAGATGGCTAACACAAAACCATGCCATTTCTTAGTACCACCCACTTAGACTATTAGACAAAGCAGAGCCCCAATACCTTGAAAGTGCCTTAATCAGTACTTTAGTTGCTTAACCCAAATATTCAAATGGCCACTTGCTAACTCTTGAATGTTTGTATGCTTTAGAAGTCTGTACTGCAGAATCTTTGATATTGGTGTCTGTGTATATGATTAGCATCCTTCATATTGAAGGTGATTTATCTTTCAGTTATTCTTTCAATGTGGTTTTTGAAAAGAGGAGTCTCGGTAAGAGTCTAGCACCCTGTACACATGCAATTAGGGACCTCTTTTGCCCTATTTCTTTAAGCTGAAAtgtttctcttctctgttttatagatgtgAGAATTGTCTTGGTCATACTGTAATGCTTGTTCCCTGGTGGGCATAAGTCCATCGGGTGAGATTAATATCAACTGCATATACACAAGTGTTCAAGTTGGGTGTTCATTAAGTAGTATGATGTACATTTCCTTCAAGTAGTAAGAGTCAACCTTGGTCACTTTTAAGGAACGTCTTTGGCCATGCTGACAAAACACTAATGTGGAATAATTTTGCAATGAAGGCAATTGAAGTTGGCTAGCACCAAAAACTTTTCTACTGTCAATATTTTATCTTACTGTAGCTATTTTATGTGAGCTTGTCACTTTAAGAATAAATTGTTTGATATAAGAACAGAttggtttttccttctttattcctttctacaCTATAATAGAGCAAATGTCAAATCAGCCACTCAGGGTCTGCTAGACCTAATGAGAGTTTGTTGAGATCCAGAACATGTTCACAATTTTGCAATCTTATTTTGAAATGTGTTGCCCATCACTTTTCAATTTCCTCCCCATGCTCACATATGGCTCTCTCATTCAAGAAACagtaagaacctactatgtgctggatatggggaacaaagaaaaatagtttctgTTCTCAAATATTTGGCATTATATGGGGCAGTGGTGTGAGGACTGGGATGGGAGGGTGGGAAGCAACATGTGcagagaaacaaaagcaaaatgcaaaataattcaaGAGCAGGAcatgggtgggaggagggaaaactCAATAGGGAAACTGGAGGACTGGATCCTAATGATATCCAAGATGATCCAATGGATAGAGtcttaggggaagaaaaaagaaaagaaaaatccttaccttttcttagaatcaatactgtggtttggttccaaagcacaagaaaggaagggccaggcaatgggagttaagtgacttgcccagggttacacagctagaatgtgtctagatttgaacccacagcttcctgtctctaggtctggctctcaatacacttaGCTGCCACCTTAGGGGGAAGAAATTTGTGGTCATCTGTGGGTGGTAAAGCAGGATGGATATAGCAGACTGAGGAGGGAGAGGCAttgtgttcattaaaaaaaatctggaatatCTGATATTAAGGAAAGTTCTACTAAGTCCAGGGACTTCTGGAAAAGCACATACAGACATGAAGGGGAAAGATTCCATCTTCCTCAAAAGCCAAATAACCAAGATGCTTGTTAAAGGACATGAATGATCTTGGCTTGTTTTTTCCTGACGTCAGTGCTAATCAGATGAAAAGATCTCTGCACATTTTACAGGAAGATAATTTAGTACTCCAATGCCTACGTTTtggagataagaaaactgagtatGAGTGACTTAGCTAGGGTCTTACAGTTAGGAGATAATGCACTGGAAAGATCTCTGACCTGACTTCAGGAAAGCTGAGCTTGAATTCTTGGCTCTGACACTTGAGATCTTAAACAAATCAATTCACAATTGATCCTTAgtcttcccatctataaaatgggaatgataatgcTTGCCCTACATGCCTCCCAGGTTTGTTATGAAGAAAACACATCTTAGgcttcttaaaaagaaaagaaacatacaTAATAGattcttaattttatatataatgaacTTTCCTATTTCATATTGTATATGGAAATGATCATTTTAGTTGGTATTTacattcataattaaaaaaaaaaagccaaagccTTTAAAACACTAGTAACTAACAAGTGGTAGAAGAGTGACAATCCAACTCCCTAGATTCCTAGGCCACTGCTCTTCTTGTTGCCCACTATTTCTGGTTGTTTCTCTGGCATGTGGCAAGCTCATTTTTGCCTTCTAGGCTGACTTCCATGCATGTTTGctagttttttccttctttcttgtatTGCATGTGATCAAGAGGTGGAGGGAGACCTTGACCAAAAGCCAAGAAACACAAATCTGAGTGGGGGTGGTGTGGTAGAAAGAGTCCTGAATCTGGAGTTGAAGAACCTACACTTAACTCCCACCCGTATTCCACCTTTCTACCTgcatgactttgggtaaatcgCTGGACCCTTTCAGGCTtccctttcttcatctataatgtGAGATTGGATTAGATCTGAGATTTctaccagctctaaatcttgCTTCCTGTAATTGTTCCTTTGATTTTTGTACATCTGGATCTTGTACTGTTTGATTTACTTTGGAGATTAGTTTGTGGTTTGTATTTTAGGTCTATAATTTtccaaaagaatataaattctcggggtgggggtggggcgcctgtgtggctaagtggattgagagacaagcctATAGaggagaggttctaggttcaaatctggcctcagatacttcctagctgtgtgaccctgggcaagtcacttgatcctcattgcctgccccttaccactcttctgccttgaaaccaatacatagtattgattccaagacaaaagttaagggtttatttttttttttaaagagaggatATAAGTtcttgaaagcaaagaaaatagcttgcttttccatttgtattcctagctcttggcacaatgctttgcacatagaatttaataaatgctctttcattATCTGTTTCATCTTTCTCAACTGTTCATTGAAACAAAAAGTTTGATTTGGTAATTCCAGGAATAAATTATTCTGTTTACCAAAATTATTACCCATCTTGGTTATCAAACTAGGTGTCTGGGGAGGGTCTGGGGGGCACTTTATGTGATGAGTGAGTCATTAGGCCCTTCTGACTTTCATCTGCACGCTGTCAGAAGTAGAAGCCCAGTCCATGGACTTCCAGAGCTCAGATCTAGATCCTTACCCTTAGCTAATATCTCCCTGAGTGGCTGAGTTAAAAGGGAtaccagaggtcatctagtccaaaccataCTCAAGTaggactttctttctttcctctcttttttgtttaaaaCTTTCCCctcaattacataaaataaatgttaatcttcattttttaaagtttgaaccaaaatttccctctcctttcctccctcccttccttcattcccctctctccaagatggcaagcaatccaatatatattttacatgtgcaataatgtaaaTATGTTGcatattagtaattttgtggaagaaaacttgaacaaacaaaaaaaagaaagagaaataaggaatgtcttagtctacattcagactccaattttttttctggatatggatgacatttttcatcattatacTACAAAGAACagtaaagtcattcacaattgttcatcatataatatgactgttacaatgttttcctggttctgctcacttaacttcatatcagttcatgtaggtctttcaaggtttttctttttctttttttttaacccttactttccatcttggaataaatactgtgtattggttccaaggcagaagagtggtaagggctaagcaatgggggttaagtgacttggtcagggtcacacagttgggaagtgtctgaggccagatttgaacttaggacctcctgtctctaagcctggctctcaatccactgagctactcaactgTCTCTTCaaggtttttcttaaatcatccttcttatttcttatagcagaataATTTGAATAGGACTTTCTACAGTATTTTCTGGTATTGCTCTGATATCAGAGACTATAGGGTTGAAATCCCAACTCTGATGCTAACAACTTCTGCCACCATGGGTAAGAAAGTTATCCTCTCTGggtcttaatttctttatatgcAAATTAAGAAGCTTGGAAAAGGTGACCTTGGtggcttctttttttgttttaattgaaaaatttcatttatttaattaattaacttagaatagttttcatagttacatgattcatattctttccctccccatcctcccccacctcccccctttagctgatgggcaattccactggattttacatgtgtcattgatcaagacctgtttccatattattgataattgcactagggtgatcatttagagtctacatccccaatcatatccacatcaacccatgtgatcaagtagttgtttttcttctgtttctactcacacagttcttcctctgaatgtggatagagttctttctcataagtccctcagaattgtcctggatcattgcattactgctagtagataagtctattacatttgattgtaccacagtgtatcagtctctgtgtataatgttctcctgatttttcgcctttcactctgcatcgattcctggaggtcattccagttgacatggaattcctccagttcattattcctttgagcacaattgtattccatcaccaacagatactataatttgttcagccattccccaattgaagggcatcccctcattttccaattttttgccaccacaaagagcttggatctaaattttttttgtacaagtctttcccccttatgatctctttggtgtataaatccagctggatcaaagggcagacagtcttttaaagccctttggacatagttccaaaatgtcatccagaatgattgtatcaattcacaacaccaccagcaatacattaatgtcccaattttgtcacaccccctccaacatttattactttcctttgctgttatgttagataatctgctaggtgtgaggtggtacctcagagttgctttgatttgcatttctctaattataagagatttagaacacttttccatgtgcgcattgatagttttgatttctttacctgaaaattgcctattcatgtcccttgcccatttatcaattggggaatggcttgattttttgtacaattaatttagctccttatatatttgagtaattagacctttgtcagagttttttttttgttataaagattttttcccaattggttgcttcccttttaattttagttgcattggttttgtttgtacaaaacctttttaatttaatgtaaccaaaattattattattttttttacattttgtaattttttccaactcttgcttggtattaaaatctttcctttcccaaagatctgacaaatatactattctgtgttcacctaatttatttatagtttccttctttatattcaaatcattcacccattctgaatttggagtagggtgtgagatgttgatctaaacctaactctcccatactgttttccaattttccctgtaatttttgtcaaatagtggaattttgtccccaaagctgagatctttgggtttatgatggactgtcttgctgaggtcactcaccccaagtctattccacccatcctcctttctgtctcttagccaataccatattgttttgatgagcactgctttatagtacagtttaagatctggtactactaggccactTAGTAACTTCTTCTGGCCATGATTCCATGAACCTGTGATTCtcaacaattttaattttaagtgaAATGGTACCTACATCTCTAGAGGCAGTCTATTCTACTTTTAGACAGCTTGAATTATTAAACTTTTCCTTAAATCCAGGCTAATCCGGTGTCTGTTCATGCAATTTTTAGTCAatgcttctggttctgctctctgggTTGATGCAGAACAAGCCTTCCAAATTTCTtgacagtctttcaaatacttgaaacaGTTATTGTGTTGTTCCCTCTTTTCCATAAGACTTATTTCTTCATGCTAAATGCTGCTGGGTTCTTATACCAATCTTCATCCAACACCTTGATCTTTAATCTTCTCAGCAACCCTTCTGAATGTACTTCAGCTACTACatacagtatctttttttttttttggtcctctgATAACAGGTGATAATTGGGTTTTGCTCTTATATGTATATGGTTACCCTTTCCTTGGTActctaattcttttttccccctcttgccAGGTTATTGGCAGATAGAAATTTAGGTAGTGGGATGCTCAGTGAGGTCTCTGAGCACAGTTGTATTGATCATTTGGGAGCTTGCCCTTTCAAGTCTAAGTCTTACCCAACCATTGTTATATTTTCTTTCCACAG encodes:
- the PPP1R3C gene encoding protein phosphatase 1 regulatory subunit 3C, whose product is MSCTRMIQVLDPRPLTSSVMPVDVAMRICLAHSPPLKSFLGPYDEFHRRNFMNRLKPLKPCLNIKQETKTQNDWKRSPSRTKKRVVFADSKGLSLTAIHVFSDFQEEPVWDLQFDLLDLGDVTTGLKLHEEKNLILDFPQPSTDYLSFRNRLQKNMVCLENCSLQERALTGTVKVKNVSFEKKVQVRITFDTWKTYTDVDCVYMKNVYGGSDTDMFSFSIDLPLVIPTQEKIEFCISYNSNGHVFWDNNEGQNYKIVHAQWKPDGVQTQTASQDCTFRQTPTKTEFDSPLFGSPRLASELFPEWHSWGRMENLASYR